From one Vanacampus margaritifer isolate UIUO_Vmar chromosome 12, RoL_Vmar_1.0, whole genome shotgun sequence genomic stretch:
- the c1d gene encoding nuclear nucleic acid-binding protein C1D, producing the protein MAADDKIDDYPYEIDEQLKGFELSVSTVKTMLNTLIAMPRNELEQKLGPLDQAKLDLMSAYTLNSLFWMYLVTQGINPREHGVKQELERIRTYMSRVKDITDKKKAARVDKAAAGRFLRNALFDPEEKASKKKAAASKAPNVGPAKRPKKS; encoded by the exons ATGGCAGCAGACGACAAGATTGACGATTATCCTTATGAGATAGACGAACAGCTGAAAGGCTTCGAATTGTCGGTGTCAACCGTCAAAACCATGTTGAACACACTCATAGCGATGCCCAGAAATGAGCTCGAGCAAAAG CTGGGTCCTTTAGACCAGGCTAAACTGGATCTGATGTCTGCGTACACGCTCAATTCTTTATTCTGGA TGTATTTGGTGACACAAGGCATAAACCCGAGAGAACATGGCGTTAAACAAGAACTG GAGCGAATAAGGACATACATGAGCAGAGTGAAAGACATCACGGACAAGAAGAAGGCGGCCCGTGTGGATAAGGCGGCCGCTGGACGTTTCTTGAGGAATGCTCTCTTTGATCCAGAGGAAAAGGCATCCAAGAAAAAAGCGGCGGCCAGCAAAGCCCCCAACGTAGGGCCGGCAAAAAGGCCAAAGAAAAGCTGA
- the dnaaf10 gene encoding dynein axonemal assembly factor 10, protein MRHVFGHVLAPFKYLHLYLFTHVSILFFVYWGQNEMSTPLSKPQIIAHVQKSLNYTVFDCKWIPCSSKFVCLGNFPRGTGVIQMYEMQHGEAQLIKEVEKAKPIKCGTFGASSLRQRDIATGDFDGYLNIWNLEEPNIPVYSVKAHKEIVNCIDAVGGLGIGDGAPEIVTGSRDGTVKVWDPRQQDSPVANMQPMEGDAKRDCWTVAFGHAFNDQDRCVCAGYDNGDIKLFDLRNMSLRWETNIKNGVCCVEFDRKDINMNKMVATSLEGKFHLFDMRTQHPTKGFASISEKAHKSTIWQVRHLPQNREIFLTAGGSGSLHLWKYEYPSQRSKKDSDGTNVGVAGSVSLLQNVTLSTQPVASLDWSPNKLGLCVCAGFDQTVRVLIVTKLNIV, encoded by the exons ATGCGTCATGTGTTTGGGCACGTACTAGCACCATTTAAGTATTTACACCTGTACCTTTTTACCCACGTTTCAATATTATTTTTCGTTTATTGGGGGCAAAACGAGATGTCGACACCACTCTCGAAGCCCCAAATAATCGCACACGTCCAGAAGAGTTTAAACTACACGGTTTTTGACTGCAAATGGATCCCGTGCAGTTCCAAGTTCGTGTGTCTCGGGAACTTTCCGAGGGGAACCGGAGTCATACAAATGTACGAAATGCAGCACGGAGAGGCGCAGCTCATCAAGGAG GTGGAAAAAGCCAAGCCCATAAAGTGCGGCACATTCGGGGCCTCGTCTCTTCGCCAAAGAGACATAGCAACAGGGGACTTTGACGGATATCTAAACATATG GAACCTGGAGGAACCCAACATACCGGTGTACTCCGTGAAGGCTCACAAGGAGATCGTCAACTGCATCGATGCCGTTGGCGGCCTTGGCATTGGCGACGGCGCGCCTGAGATTGTCACTGGAAGCAGAGACG GTACAGTGAAAGTGTGGGACCCTCGACAACAAGACTCGCCCGTGGCCAACATGCAGCCCATGGAAGGAGACGCCAAGAGGGACTGCTGGACGGTTGCCTTCG GACACGCCTTCAACGATCAGGACCGCTGTGTGTGCGCCGGCTACGACAACGGCGACATCAAACTGTTTGACCTGCGCAACATGTCGCTGCGCTGGGAAACCAACATTAAGAATGGG GTATGCTGCGTGGAGTTCGACAGGAAGGACATCAACATGAACAAGATGGTGGCCACCTCGCTGGAGGGGAAATTCCACTTGTTTGACATGCGGACTCAGCACCCCACCAAGGGTTTTGCCTCCATTTCCGAAAAG gctcaTAAATCGACCATCTGGCAGGTGAGACATTTACCTCAGAACCGAGAAATCTTCCTGACGGCTGGCGGCTCGGGCAGCCTTCATCTGTGGAAATA cgagtATCCATCCCAGCGTAGCAAGAAGGACTCGGACGGCACCAATGTGGGCGTGGCCGGCTCGGTCAGCCTGCTACAGAACGTCACATTGTCCACGCAGCCCGTTGCCAGCCTGGACTGGAGCCCCAACAAACTGGGCCTGTGCGTGTGCGCCGGATTTGACCAGACGGTGCGCGTGCTCATAGTCACCAAACTTAACATCGTGTGA
- the pno1 gene encoding RNA-binding protein PNO1, which produces MDSATNYEMKAGVVEKQGDSDSFIKVKSKKSQKRKIDAADMDTEGPVARKRPQFPPISLDKLRGADQMRKVAVPAHRYTPLKENWLKIFTPIVENLQLQVRFNLKTRNVEIKTCKETQDIASLTKAADFVKAFILGFQVEDALALVRLDELFLESFDVTDVKPLKGDHLSRAIGRIAGKGGKTKFTIENVTKTRIVLADTKVHILGSFQNIRMARTAICNLILGSPPSKVYGNIRVVASRSAERF; this is translated from the exons ATGGATTCGGCGACAAATTATGAGATGAAAGCTGGCGTGGTGGAAAAGCAGGGTGACAGTGATAGTTTTataaaagtcaagtcaaaaaagaGCCAAAAGAGGAAAATCGACGCAGCTGATATGGACACAGAGGGTCCTGTAGCACGCAAGAGGCCACAATTTCCACCTATTTCTCTCGACAAATTAAGG ggGGCGGATCAGATGCGTAAAGTGGCCGTCCCAGCTCATCGTTACACGCCACTGAAGGAGAACTGGCTTAAGATCTTCACTCCCATTGTGGAGAATCTGCAACTTCAAGTCAGATTCAACCTCAAGACACGAAATGTGGAGATTAAA ACTTGCAAAGAGACACAAGATATCGCCTCACTCACCAAAGCAGCGGATTTCGTGAAAGCCTTCATTCTGGGCTTCCAGGTTGAA GACGCCTTAGCCCTGGTCAGACTGGACGAGCTTTTTCTTGAATCCTTTGACGTCACAGACG TGAAGCCGCTTAAGGGTGACCACTTGTCCCGAGCCATCGGCAGGATTGCAGGCAAAGGCGGAAAAACCAAATTCACCATTGAAAACGTCACCAAGACTCGCATCGTGCTGGCTGACAC CAAAGTGCACATTTTGGGGTCCTTTCAAAACATTAGGATGGCCCGGACAGCCATATGCAACCTCATCTTAG GAAGTCCACCTTCAAAGGTCTATGGAAACATCCGAGTGGTCGCCAGCAGATCTGCGGAAAGATTCTGA
- the ppp3r1a gene encoding calcineurin subunit B type 1, which translates to MGNEASYPLEMCTHFDPDEIKRLGKRFKKLDLDNSGSLSVEEFMSLPELQQNPLVQRVIDIFDTDGNGEVDFKEFIEGVSQFSVKGDKEQKLRFAFRIYDMDKDGYISNGELFQVLKMMVGNNLKDTQLQQIVDKTIINADKDGDGRISFEEFCAVVGGLDIHKKMVVDV; encoded by the exons TCGACCCGGACGAGATCAAGCGTCTCGGAAAGCGCTTCAAGAAACTGGACCTTGACAACTCGGGCTCGCTCAGCGTGGAGGAGTTCATGTCGCTGCCTGAGTTGCAGCAGAATCCTCTCGTGCAGCGGGTCATCGACATATTTGACACGGACGGCAATGGAGAAGTGGACTTTAAAG AGTTCATCGAGGGAGTATCACAGTTCAGCGTCAAAGGTGACAAGGAGCAGAAACTTCGAT TCGCATTCCGGATCTACGACATGGACAAGGACGGCTATATCTCCAACGGCGAACTGTTCCAGGTACTAAAGATGATGGTGGGCAACAACCTGAAAGACACGCAGTTGCAGCAGATCGTGGACAAAACAATCATCAACGCCGACAAGGATGGCGACGGCAGGATATCCTTTGAGGAATTCTGCGCG GTGGTGGGCGGTCTGGACATACACAAAAAGATGGTGGTGGACGTGTGA